Part of the Gemmatimonadaceae bacterium genome, ATCGCGACCGCCGGCCACGCGCAAGTCACCGTGGCCACGCGCGACAGTCAGCTTCTCGCCTCGCCGATCTCCGCGATGCTGCCCGTCGACGTCGCGCGCCTGCGTGCGTTGGGGCCGGGCCTGCTCGCCGACGATTTGGTGGCTGGCACCGGCGCGGAGGCGACCCGCGGGCTCATCGCGCGCATGCGGGCCGAGGTGTGGCTGACGGACGGCACCCGAGTCCGCGCCGGGACGTGCCAGTCGCTGCAGTTCAAGATCGGCAGCGGCATCCTGATCAGCGGCGCCGACGTCGGTGTGCGTGGCATGCGGGTTGGCGGCACCCGCGTGCTGGTGGTGGGTGCGGAGCGCGCGTACGGATCGCGTGGTGTGCCGGGTGATGTGCCGCCTCACGCGACGCTGATCATGCGGTTCCAACTGCTCGCCGTCAGTGAGGGCAGTTTGCCGAATCCGGACGAGTGCGTGCGGAGCTGACGCGGCGATGCCGCGCTGGCGACGTTTGAGGAGCTGAAGGCAGCGCTGGCATCGTAATCAGCTGGCTCGCGTGCCTCACAGCGGTCGCCCCCGCATGCGCGCCGTGCGGACACCGCCACCCGTCAGCGCGCGCCTGTAACCGGCTCGACCAAGCGACCATCGAATAGTGTGACCTCGCGCTGCGCATGGCGGGCATACCGTTCATCGTGCGTCACGATGCACACGGTACTGCCCTGCGCATGCAAGTCACGCAGCAATTCCATGACCGCTTCACCGTTGCTGGAGTCGAGATTCCCTGTGGGCTCGTCCGCCAGCAGGATCGCAGGGTCACCCGCCACCGCGCGTGCGACGGCAACACGCTGCTGCTGTCCGCCACTCAGCTGGGCTGGAAAGTGCCTCGCTCGATGCTGCATCTCCACGCGCTCCAACGCCGACTGTACGCGCTCGCGGCGCTCGCCTGCGGGCATATCACGGTACGTCAGTGGCAATTCCACGTTCTCGAAGACCGTCAGATCCGAGATCAGGTTGAACGACTGGAAGATGAAGCCGATCTCGCGATTGCGACGGCGTGCACGCTCCGCGTGCGGCAACTGCACCACCGATTCGCCCGCGAGCAGATACTCGCCTGCGGTGGCGGTATCGAGCAGACCCACCAGAGATAGCAGGGTCGATTTGCCGCATCCGGACGGGCCGCTGATCGCGACGTACTCCCCTGCCCTGACCTCGAAGTTCACCGAAGACAGCGCGTGTGTTTCGATATCATCGGTGGCGAACACTTTGGTGATGCCTGTCATCTGGATGAGTGGGCGCTCGTATGGTTGCATGGCCGTGGTCGAGGTTGAGGTCAGCGAAGGCGCACGCGCGGCGTTGACGCGTACTGGGACATATCGGAGACGATGATCCGGTCACCAGGCGCGAGGCCGCGGCGCACCTCCACGAGATTCACCGAGTTACGACCGAAGGACACGAGCGTGCGCACCGCAGTGCGCCCATCGCCTGCCAACTTGAACACCGCTGTCGTCCCCGTGTCTGACTGCTGTGCAGGACGGCCCGTCTGCAGCACGTCGTGCAACTGTTCCACGATGATCGTGCCATCCACGTTCAGATCCGGCACGGCGCCACGAGGCAGCGCGTCATCGAGCGCGACATCGACGGTGACATTCCCGGATTGCGCCGCAGGATCCTTGCGCGTGACATGCCCCCGGACAACACCATTCCGCGTATCGATGCGGGCCATCTGACCGGTGAATACGTCGCGTGCCTGACTCTCTGGAATTCTGAGCACCGCCTTGAGCTGATCCGGTTGCACGACTTTCGCCAGCGCTGTGCCTTCTGGAACCCACTGCCCGACCTGTAGGGACAGGTCCTGCAGCACGCCGCTGTCTGAGGCGCGCACCGTCAACGATTGGAGCCGATCCCGCTGACGGCCCACGATCTGCTGCAATTGCGCAATCTGTGCGCGCTGTGCGGACAGCTGCCGGGCGAGTGCGTCTCGCGTGAGGACGAGGCGTGCCTGCTC contains:
- a CDS encoding FKBP-type peptidyl-prolyl cis-trans isomerase; translation: MGKASGNAQHRHHPRIRMRLRPHHAVRAFIAVVMGISVIATAGHAQVTVATRDSQLLASPISAMLPVDVARLRALGPGLLADDLVAGTGAEATRGLIARMRAEVWLTDGTRVRAGTCQSLQFKIGSGILISGADVGVRGMRVGGTRVLVVGAERAYGSRGVPGDVPPHATLIMRFQLLAVSEGSLPNPDECVRS
- a CDS encoding ABC transporter ATP-binding protein codes for the protein MQPYERPLIQMTGITKVFATDDIETHALSSVNFEVRAGEYVAISGPSGCGKSTLLSLVGLLDTATAGEYLLAGESVVQLPHAERARRRNREIGFIFQSFNLISDLTVFENVELPLTYRDMPAGERRERVQSALERVEMQHRARHFPAQLSGGQQQRVAVARAVAGDPAILLADEPTGNLDSSNGEAVMELLRDLHAQGSTVCIVTHDERYARHAQREVTLFDGRLVEPVTGAR
- a CDS encoding HlyD family efflux transporter periplasmic adaptor subunit, yielding MLALLGMCAASAVAWLSLRAPDGPVLNRSAILIDSVRRGDLLRDVRGTGTLVPERSRLITAQTSARVERLAQVSGAHVAPGDVLLVLSNPDLQIQLMLAEQQVRQAEMGLLSLEASLRGQVLTQEGVVATTTTQYVLATQDASAAESLSTLRLVSTFDVRAKRAAREELTTRLRIEQARLVLTRDALARQLSAQRAQIAQLQQIVGRQRDRLQSLTVRASDSGVLQDLSLQVGQWVPEGTALAKVVQPDQLKAVLRIPESQARDVFTGQMARIDTRNGVVRGHVTRKDPAAQSGNVTVDVALDDALPRGAVPDLNVDGTIIVEQLHDVLQTGRPAQQSDTGTTAVFKLAGDGRTAVRTLVSFGRNSVNLVEVRRGLAPGDRIIVSDMSQYASTPRVRLR